From Leptospira ellinghausenii, one genomic window encodes:
- a CDS encoding M23 family metallopeptidase yields MNKILNLLLPILRLILNHEKLQKKSNNWNDSPIASKKTETLRSEIPIPETSEEPKFFHPVRIVSERVTSPYGYRTLNIDGKAIRQFHIGTDFGGSGPVYAVEDSIVVKALAADKKHPVRFAKRGGTWVDLIKAKEIPSDRAWTPYVILKGIHTGNEYKYKHVDPSVEVGAEVTAGTEVGRSGNFGYSMGAHLHFEVWKNSKTVDPVNFLKSLELVK; encoded by the coding sequence ATGAACAAAATTCTAAATTTACTTCTACCAATTTTAAGATTAATTCTTAATCACGAAAAATTACAGAAGAAATCAAATAACTGGAACGACTCCCCTATCGCCTCAAAGAAAACTGAGACCTTACGATCTGAGATCCCAATTCCAGAAACCAGCGAGGAACCTAAATTTTTCCATCCAGTTCGGATTGTTTCTGAAAGAGTTACATCACCGTATGGATATCGAACTTTGAACATCGATGGGAAAGCAATCAGGCAGTTTCACATAGGAACTGATTTCGGAGGTTCTGGGCCGGTATATGCTGTGGAAGATTCGATTGTTGTGAAGGCTTTGGCTGCCGACAAAAAGCATCCAGTTAGATTTGCGAAACGCGGGGGAACCTGGGTAGATCTTATCAAAGCAAAGGAAATCCCATCCGATCGCGCATGGACTCCATATGTCATCTTGAAAGGGATTCATACAGGGAATGAGTACAAATACAAACACGTAGATCCATCGGTCGAAGTAGGCGCTGAGGTAACGGCTGGTACTGAAGTCGGTAGAAGTGGGAATTTTGGATATTCAATGGGAGCTCATTTACACTTTGAAGTTTGGAAGAACTCAAAGACAGTCGATCCAGTGAATTTTTTAAAATCTTTGGAACTCGTAAAATGA
- a CDS encoding DUF4376 domain-containing protein gives MYYLIKNDTLVDQSEIESDLLLISENGMFITDSWPPTGKKFENGNWREKTISEKTEDGEISLENRRLILKTEILNFLSMKLEQGVQFHGFNFQAREEDLIRMSLAIKKIELGGSWSGFWRDSVNQWRELTSEQLNELALTAGNFWETCFRKSRTLIDELPSKNKTQLANYNIQAAWDAIN, from the coding sequence ATGTATTATTTAATCAAAAACGACACGCTAGTTGATCAATCGGAGATTGAATCTGATTTACTTCTAATTTCAGAAAACGGAATGTTTATCACAGATTCTTGGCCTCCGACTGGCAAAAAATTTGAGAATGGTAATTGGAGAGAAAAAACCATTTCGGAAAAGACTGAAGATGGTGAGATCTCCCTCGAAAATCGAAGATTGATTTTAAAAACAGAAATCCTCAATTTCCTTTCTATGAAACTTGAACAAGGAGTTCAATTTCATGGTTTCAATTTTCAAGCGCGAGAAGAGGACTTAATTCGAATGTCTCTCGCAATAAAGAAAATAGAACTCGGAGGATCATGGTCAGGTTTTTGGAGAGATAGCGTAAATCAATGGAGAGAACTAACATCAGAGCAATTGAATGAACTCGCTCTCACTGCTGGAAATTTTTGGGAAACCTGTTTTCGTAAATCACGTACATTGATCGATGAATTACCTTCGAAAAATAAAACTCAACTAGCAAATTACAATATTCAGGCGGCTTGGGATGCAATCAACTAA